The sequence TAATTTGTTAGCTGGATATCTTGTGCCGGCTGTGGTTTTCAGCTTGGTGGCAATTTTTGCTTGGCAAGGCTGGATTAAGAAAGCTTTAGCATTAACTATGCTTATTGTCAACACTGCCTGCCTAATTTTAACCTTTAGTCGTGGCGGCTGGATTGGTTTATTAGCGGCTATTTTAGCAGTAATGGTGTTGCTAATTTATTGGTGGAGCGTACATATGCCTGCTTTTTGGCGTACTTGGTCGCTACCGATTATTGTCGGAGGTTTGATTGGTGTCTTGCTATTGGCGGTGATTTTTGTTGAGCCTGTGCGCTTGCGGGTCGTGAGTATTTTTGCTGACCGCCGAGATAGCAGTAATAATTTTCGTCGCAATGTGTGGGATGCGGTGTTTGAGATGATCCGCGATCGCCCCATTATTGGTATTGGCCCTGGTCACAACTCTTTTAATAAAATTTATCCCCTCTACCAACGCCCCCGCTACACTGCTTTGAGTGCCTATTCTATTTTGCTAGAAATTGCTGTGGAAACGGGTTTGATTGGTTTAGCTTGTTTCCTGTGGCTGATCATTGTCTGTTTGAATGCTGGGTATATGCAAGTGCGCCGACTGCGACAATTAAACTCTCTAGAGGGATTTTGGTTAATTGGGGCGATCGCCTCTATGGTGGGTATGCTGGCTCACGGTGCTGTAGATACTGTTTGGTTTCGTCCGGAGGTCAATAGTCTTTGGTGGTTGATGGTGGCTCTAATTGCTAGCTACTGGACACCCATCGCTGCAAATAACCCACAAACAGCCGCAAATTAGTAAAAATAGCAAGAAGCTAGTGGTCTGTCCCACAAGTTTTGCAAGGTTTGTAGTGAGCGATTTATCGCTCAATTTTCAGCACTGAAGTGCTTACTACAAACTTTTATAACCCTTCAGAATTAATGGGACAGACCACTAGGCGAGGGAGTATGCAATCAGCTCCAAAATCTCAAATGCTATCAGTCTCTATAGCTAGTAGCTCCTGGAGCGTTGGGGTCACGATAGCGAGTTGGTTCATCGTTATGCTTTCTAGCTGTTAACCCAGCTAGGCCTAACAAACCAATTAATCCTAACCAACCCCAATCAAAATCATTACGGTTATCATAAGTTGTTGTTGTCCTGGGGGCAACATCTGTTCTGGGAGGGGTTGTCACCTGAGCTTGCGCGACTAGGGTAAGGGGCAAAATTGCCATACTTAAGGTGAGAATACCAGTACCAACCAATTTACTCAAATTATGTGTCATGGTGAAAATTCCTCATTGCTGCCTAAGTTATTCACCACTTTATCGAGTCCGAAATTGAGCAAAATCAATCCGTAGCCATAAACTAAAGTCGGCTGAACTCACGCTTAAGGTATATGACTTGCTCTGGGCGATTGGTGAATTATCCCACCGCCTAATAATTTTTCATCGCTCGTTGAATATCGCGCTGATCTTGGCGACGTTTGAGGTCTTCTCGCTTGTCATGGAGTTTTTTACCTTTACCCAGGGCTATACTCACTTTCACTCGACCGCGTTTGAAATACATCTTTAAAGGAACTAGAGTTAAACCTTGCTGTTCAACTTTGCCTATGAGCTTACGAATTTCCTGACGATGCAATAATAATTTGCGGGTGCGGCGCGGTTCATGATTAAAATATTGTCCGCTAGCAGTGTAGGGGGAGATATGGATGTTGATTAGCCATGCTTCGCCGTCACGAATTAAAGCATAGCCATCTTGAAGATTAACTTTACCTGCGCGAATTGACTTCACTTCGGTTCCCACTAGCTGAATTCCAGCTTCGTAGGTTTCCAAGATTTCATACAAATAACGGGCTTGACGATTATCGCTAATAACTTTATGGCTTTCGCTCTTGTCGCTCATTGAAAATTTTGCGTACCTTAAATGTGCCTAACAAATTCTGGGGACTGGCTGGAGTATGAGAGCTAGGGGCTAGGGATGAGGTAAAAGAGGTTTTTTCATGGATGACTAACTAATCAATATCAATTTTTAATTGAGTATCAGGCTCATCCTTTTAATGTAGCTTTTTCTAGTTCGCTGTCAAAATTTCTCTGTTAATTTCTGTCTGCGGAAGTGGTGCGGTAGGTGAATTTTGCTTTACATAAAAGTGAGCAGTTACTCCAGAATTTTGATAAGTTGTTACAAATCCATCCACTTTATACCCCACCCCGTCTCTGGGAGTTAAAACTAAGTTACAATTCGTTAGCCCTGTCTAAAGATTTAAGATTGTCTTTATAAATCAACATGCAGCCATTCATTAGCTAATAATCCTGTCATAGTATGAAAAATAAGAACACTATTCTTGCTTGTGTTCACTAATAGTGTTCATAGAAGCAAATTTATTAGACAAAAAAATGCTAGGGGTGTACTGTCCATGCCCTTGACGATCCTTGTAGTGGATGACGATCTGGGCACTCGTCTTTCTATTAGCGATTATCTTGAACTTTCTGGCTACTCGGTGATTATGGCTAATGATGGTCAAGAGGCTTTGACGATGGTGGTAGAGTATCATCCTGATTTAATTGTCACCGATATTGTCATGCCACGGATGAATGGCTATGAATTAGTGCGCCGAGTACGTCAACAACCAGCGTTTCGATTATTGCCTGTAATTTTATTAACAGCACGAACTAAGACCCAAGAAAGAATTTTAGGTTATCAATCGGGCTGTGATTTATACTTGCCTAAGCCTTTTGAATTGGAAGAGTTAGCGGCGGCGATTCGCAATCTTTTAGAGCGATCGCAAATTATTCAATCTGAATACCGCTTTTTTCACAAGGAAAATTTGGATAACTTTACACCAGCAAAAGCGTCAGAAGCTCAAGTCTCTCAGTTTACTCAAACTCAGAAGTCCCAATTAATCTCTTCTTTAACTAATAGAGAACAAGAAGTATTAGAACTGCTGACACATGGTCTTTCTAATGTGGAAATGGGTCATCGGCTTTATTTGAGTCCACGTACAGTAGAAAAGCACGTGAGTAGCTTATTACGAAAAACTACAACTAGTAACCGCGCCGAATTAGTACGTTTTGCGATTAAGCATGGTTTAGTGGAGTGATGGGAGTGTGGGGAGATGGGGGGATGGGGTGATGGGGTGATGGGGGGATGGGGAATGGGGTGATAAAGTTTGCGCCTTTAAACCAGAAACTTAGACATCAAAACTCAAAGCCTCCCACACTCCGCACACTCCCCACACCTCCCACACTCCCCACACTCCCCACCTCCCCACCTCCCCATCTCCCTACCTCCCCTCGTGGGGATGAAATTTTTCATTTAATGATTGTCGATTCTTGATTAACGACATACGCCAGCAGACCTTCACAAGCATCGACTAGCAAATCGATTACTTGATTAAATCCGTCTGAACCTCCATAGTATGGGTCGGGAACTTCTTTGAGGGTGTGTTGAGAACAAAACTCGCACATCAAATGCACTTTCTGCTGAAATTGCCGATCGCTGTCCAGAAACAGGATATTTTCATAGTTTTCTTGATCCATCGCCAAAATTAAATCGAAATCTTGAAGATCCGATTTTTGCAACTGGCGTGCTCGTCCATGCAGTTTAATTCCTAGTTTTGTCACTGCTGCAGCACTCATGCGGCGATCGGGTGGACTACCAATGTGATAACTAGAAGTTCCAGCCGAATCACAGACGATACTGTCACTCAAGCCAGCCTGAGCGATGAGATGATTCATAATATTTTCTGCCGATGGCGAGCGACAGATGTTTCCTAAACAAACGAATAGCAGCTTGTAGGGCATAAATATTTTTTGTTCTTAATCAATTGTCATTTGTCATTTGTCCAAAGTTATTAACAAAGGACTAATGACGAATGACCCTTGACTAAAACCCTGGTAGCTCTAACCCACTGGTCAAGTCTTCCATGCGTTCCCGCATTGTTGCTGTAGACTTGTTGTAGGCGTCTTTCATTGCCACTGTCACCAAATCGGACAGGACGTCTGCACCCTCACCTAAAGCATCAGCAGAAATTTCTACTCGTTTGGGTTCTTGATTACCGCTGACTACTACCTTGACCAAGCCACCGCCAGACTCGCCTTGAATTTCCATTTGCTCCAATTCTTCTTGGAGTCGCTTCGCTCCTTCTTGAACTTGTTGTGCTTTTTTGAAAGCTTCGGTTAGCTCTTTCATTTTTCCGAAGCCTGGAAAGCCAAACCCCTGTCCTTTTCCTGTCATAGTTGATTGTTCGCTTGTGCGTTGAATAACAAATCAAATTCAATTATAGATGGGGTGAGTGGTTTGCCTATTTTTTTACTCTTATATTAGGGAATAGACGCTAGTCGGGCAAATTGTGGCGAATGTGATTATGGCTGTATATTTTGGTGCCAGTTTTTCAGAGCGGGTAGCAATGTAGCCATAGGTGCAAATCCCTAAATCTAGCTATTGCTAGATGTTTTAGCTGCCTCAATCACTTTAATGTACAACTGTTGAGCCAAGAGAGATATACCTGTGGATGCCATTTTAGAGCGATCGCGCGTGCTAAAACAAGCTTTAGTTGATTTTGTCCTGGACGCAGAAGGTGAACTCGCCCAAGCGCTAGAAACCTACGCTGCAGCCCATTTGCGTTGCAGTGGCGAGGATAGTACACAACGCAATTTAATCACTGAGAGTTTTATCACAGAAGGAAAAGTTGGCGACAAGTCCCCACTAGAATTATTTATCGCCAGTCAGCCAGATTTATCAGCCGATGATCTCAATTTACTCAGTAATTGGCATCGTAGTTTTATCGGCTTATTTGCTATCACCGAAATTCTCCCCGATGGCGTAGAGTTGATGAATTGGTTAACAGCTAAACACTAC is a genomic window of Fortiea contorta PCC 7126 containing:
- a CDS encoding IctB family putative bicarbonate transporter encodes the protein MNLVWQKFTLTNFPIQEYFASSYLHRHAVGLLRSWRQSSFFMRWGDAIAALLLSLVYGLAPFVSTTLVGLLLAACVAFWLLLTLSDDTAAKTSLVTPIHLLVLLYWGVAVVATVLSPVKKAALNDLLTLTLYLLLFALCARILRSSRLRSWIITLYLHVALIISVYGLRQWFFGAAALATWVDPESPLSKTTRVYSYLGNPNLLAGYLVPAVVFSLVAIFAWQGWIKKALALTMLIVNTACLILTFSRGGWIGLLAAILAVMVLLIYWWSVHMPAFWRTWSLPIIVGGLIGVLLLAVIFVEPVRLRVVSIFADRRDSSNNFRRNVWDAVFEMIRDRPIIGIGPGHNSFNKIYPLYQRPRYTALSAYSILLEIAVETGLIGLACFLWLIIVCLNAGYMQVRRLRQLNSLEGFWLIGAIASMVGMLAHGAVDTVWFRPEVNSLWWLMVALIASYWTPIAANNPQTAAN
- a CDS encoding WGxxGxxG family protein yields the protein MTHNLSKLVGTGILTLSMAILPLTLVAQAQVTTPPRTDVAPRTTTTYDNRNDFDWGWLGLIGLLGLAGLTARKHNDEPTRYRDPNAPGATSYRD
- the smpB gene encoding SsrA-binding protein SmpB, whose protein sequence is MSDKSESHKVISDNRQARYLYEILETYEAGIQLVGTEVKSIRAGKVNLQDGYALIRDGEAWLINIHISPYTASGQYFNHEPRRTRKLLLHRQEIRKLIGKVEQQGLTLVPLKMYFKRGRVKVSIALGKGKKLHDKREDLKRRQDQRDIQRAMKNY
- a CDS encoding response regulator transcription factor, yielding MPLTILVVDDDLGTRLSISDYLELSGYSVIMANDGQEALTMVVEYHPDLIVTDIVMPRMNGYELVRRVRQQPAFRLLPVILLTARTKTQERILGYQSGCDLYLPKPFELEELAAAIRNLLERSQIIQSEYRFFHKENLDNFTPAKASEAQVSQFTQTQKSQLISSLTNREQEVLELLTHGLSNVEMGHRLYLSPRTVEKHVSSLLRKTTTSNRAELVRFAIKHGLVE
- a CDS encoding low molecular weight protein-tyrosine-phosphatase, whose amino-acid sequence is MPYKLLFVCLGNICRSPSAENIMNHLIAQAGLSDSIVCDSAGTSSYHIGSPPDRRMSAAAVTKLGIKLHGRARQLQKSDLQDFDLILAMDQENYENILFLDSDRQFQQKVHLMCEFCSQHTLKEVPDPYYGGSDGFNQVIDLLVDACEGLLAYVVNQESTIIK
- a CDS encoding YbaB/EbfC family nucleoid-associated protein, producing the protein MTGKGQGFGFPGFGKMKELTEAFKKAQQVQEGAKRLQEELEQMEIQGESGGGLVKVVVSGNQEPKRVEISADALGEGADVLSDLVTVAMKDAYNKSTATMRERMEDLTSGLELPGF